Proteins from one Monodelphis domestica isolate mMonDom1 chromosome 6, mMonDom1.pri, whole genome shotgun sequence genomic window:
- the LOC100012112 gene encoding charged multivesicular body protein 1B2-like, protein MSAMEKHLFNLKFAAKELSRNAKKCEKEEKAEKAKIKKAIQKGNTEVARIHAENAIRQKNQGVNFLRLSARVDAVAARVQTAVTMGKVTKSLAGVVKSMDAALRSMNLEKISALMDKFEHQFETLDVQTQQMEDTMSSTTTLTTPQGQVDLLLQEMADEAGLDLNMELPQGQTGSVATVASTEQDELSQRLARLRDQV, encoded by the coding sequence ATGTCGGCCATGGAGAAGCACCTCTTCAACCTCAAATTTGCCGCCAAGGAGCTCAGCAGGAACGCCAAGAAGTGCGAGAAAGAGGAGAAGGCCGAGAAGGCCAAGATCAAGAAAGCCATCCAGAAGGGCAACACTGAAGTGGCCCGCATCCACGCCGAGAACGCCATACGCCAGAAGAACCAGGGTGTCAACTTCCTGCGGCTGAGCGCCCGAGTGGACGCTGTGGCGGCCCGAGTGCAGACGGCCGTGACCATGGGCAAAGTCACCAAGTCCCTGGCCGGTGTCGTCAAGTCCATGGACGCTGCGCTAAGGAGCATGAACCTGGAGAAAATCTCGGCGCTTATGGACAAATTCGAGCACCAATTTGAGACCCTGGATGTGCAGACACAGCAGATGGAAGACACGATGAGCAGCACCACTACCTTGACCACACCGCAGGGCCAGGTGGACCTGCTGCTCCAGGAGATGGCCGACGAGGCTGGCCTGGATCTCAACATGGAATTGCCCCAGGGCCAGACTGGCTCCGTAGCCACCGTCGCCTCCACGGAGCAGGACGAATTGTCCCAGAGACTTGCCCGACTACGGGATCAAGTGTGA